A region of the Candidatus Neomarinimicrobiota bacterium genome:
GTTGCCCTTGATGATGGATCCATCTACAAAGAAGATTGAGACATGACCACCTTTAGCTTAAAAGATCTCCCCCAAGAATATCAGTCACTAAAAGATGCCTCCATCCTCATCATTGGGAATGGACCCAGTGCTGCCAGGCACGAGATGGGCCTAGAGGTTGACAAGTTTGACCAGATCATTCGTATTAACAATTTTGTCACCGATCATATGGAATCACGAGTAGGATCCCGTACAGACATCTGGGTGAATGGTGCCAATCAGGGTTTAAAAAAGCGAATGACTCCCCCAGAAAAGATTTTGGTGATGATACCTCCTGTGGTCTTGAATCATAAAGGGCAAGCCATCCACGGCCGAATTCAAAAACGACTTGGGACCAAAAACTATTCTCTTTTACCCCTGGAAATCATGTCTGAGATGGAAACAAGTTGTGGTCTAGACCGACCGACCACTGGATTCTTTGCCATATATTTCTTTTATTTATTGGGTCTTGACGTGACGCTGCACGGTTTCGATTTCTTCGTCGGGTCAACAGCTCATTATTTTGATAGTTCCCTGAAGCGCTGGCTCAAGGATAAGGGATTTATTAAGAAGGCTGCCAAGCATGATGTGAGTGGTGAAAAAGAATTTATAGAAGCGCTCATCCACAAGGGGCAAATAAAGGTTTTAGACGCTAATTAATCTCGTTTTAAGGTGAGCAGTACCAGACCTGAAAGGGTGATTGCCCCTCCGATTATCACATTCAATCCAACCATTTCCCCAAAAAACAACCAGGCCAAAATGGAAGCCAGAATGGGTTCACCAAAAGGCATAGAGCCTACAATGGTTGGGCGAAGATATTTTACGGCATAGCTCATGCTATTATGTCCGATAAGGGTTGGTAAAATAACCAGTCCCAATAACCATTTTGAATCTGCGAGCTGAAAGCTTATGTCAATCCCCAGACTGAAAATGATCAAAGCCAGTGTCAGAGCGGCAAACAAATACAACCATCGGGTGTACATGATATTGGTGATTTCACTACGTATACGTTGTGCAATGATAAGCACAACTGACATAAAAGCTGAACTGGCCAGGGCATAAAAATTTCCCTGGGTTGCTTCAGACCCCCAGGCAAACTCTGTCCCCTGGACAATGACTGCGCCTGAAATAGCCATCCACAAGCCAACCAGCGCACCCACAGGAAATTTATGTTTTAAAGCGAAGCGTTCATAGACCAGCGTGAAGATGGGAGCCAGGGTGGCAAAAAGGGTGGCGCTTGCAATTGATGTCAACTTGACGGCAGAATAGAAAAATGCAAAGTGCAGAGCCAGAAATATTCCGGCAACGATAATTGCTGGAAACTTACTTCTCCCCAGAGGCTCTTGCTTTTGGATAACTCCATGACTCCACAACAGGGTTGAAGCGCCAGCCATCCGCCAAAACGCAATAGTTAGTGCAGCCATTTCTGGAAGAAACCGGGCCAGGGGCGCCCCAAAGCTGACCCCCAGGAGTCCAAATACAAGAATGATATAAATTCTGTTGTTCATGGCTTTGAACATAAACCGGGTGGTTGTTATGGGCACGTGTTGATTAGGTCCTTATTGTATAAATCTATATCAGCAGATAAGTCCCAAAAAAATGTGGGCTGTGATGGGCGTCTCTCCATATATATTGAGGCATGTCAATTTTTTGTATTATTCCGGCTCGTGGTGGCTCAAAAGGTATTCCACATAAAAATATTGCTCCATTTCTGGGACAGCCATTGATCAGCCATACCATCCAATATGCTATGGCATCCAAATCTGTTGACCGTGTGTTTGTATCTACTGATGATGATGAGATTTCTCAGATTTCCAGAGGCGATGGAGCTGAAGTAATTCCGAGACCCACTGAGATTGCTGGTGATACCGCTACAACCGAGTCTGCCATTTCACATGCAATCGAATGGTGGAGAGGGCAGAATTTAACCCCCGAAATCATTGTTTTATTACAGGCTACCAGTCCCCTTCGTCCCGATGGCTCACTGGATGAGGCTCTTGAAAAGTTTAGGACTGGGGGTTTCGATTCCCTGCTTAGTATCTCTCCCACTCATCGGTTTTTCTGGAAGGTCAGCGGGGAAGAAGCACATGCTGAATATGATTTTATGAATCGACCAAGACGTCAGGATATGGTAGAATCTGATATCAGATATGTTGAAAATGGGTCTGTTTATATTTTTTCAACAGGCCATTTTGAACGCGCTGGGAATAGACTGGGGGGAAAGATAGGCTATACCATTTTCCCCGAAGCATTCAGTCCGGAGATAGATATTTCAAGTGATTTTACCTTGCTGGAAGAAATTGCTCAGAATTTGAAAAGCTAGATCGCTTTATTTAAATATTGGAGGTTGCATTGCCAACTTTACAGCTAGGTTCACAAATCGTTGGTGAAAGTGAACCAACCTACATCATCGCTGAGATAGGTATTAATCATCAGGGTGAAGTGGAGATTGCAAAAAAACTTATTAAAGAAGCTGCTGATGCTGGCGCTAATGCAGTAAAATTTCAAAAGCGGAGCATCAAGCGCATCCTGACCCACGAGGGTCTTGAAATGCCTTATGATAATCGCAATTCATTTGGCAAGACCTACGGCGAGCATAAAAAAGCTCTGGAGTTATCTGAAACCGATTATCAGGAACTCATGGATTATGCCAGCGAGCATAATGTTGACTTTATTGCCTCTGGTTGGGATGAAGAGAGTATCGATTTTCTGGATGCCCTTGGTGTGCCATTTTTCAAAATGGCTTCAGCCGATTTGACCAATATCCCCTTACTGATCCATACTGCAAAAAAGCACAAACCCATGATTCTCTCCACTGGTATGGCTGATATGGAAATGGTGGAAACAGCTGTTAATGCCATTAAGCCATATGTTGTACCCCTGTGCCTGCTTCAGTGCACATCGACGTATCCGTCAGTATTTGAAGAGGTAAACCTGAGTGTGATCAACACTTTCAAACAAAGCTTTCCCCATGCTGTGATCGGCTATTCTGGTCACGAATTGGGAATTGCCATCACTGAGGCAGCGGTGGCCCTGGGGGCAAAAATTGTGGAGCGCCATTTCACCCTGGACAGAACCATGAAGGGTGGGGATCATGCAGCATCTCTTGAACCAGGTGGGTTTTCGAAGCTTGTCCGAGATATCAGACATATCGAAGCAGCTATGGGTGTAAAGACCAAACGAATACAAGATTCAGAAGCACCCATATTCAAGAAATTGGCCAAAAGCATTGTTTCCCAGGTAGACCTTTCTGCAGGCACAGTTCTGACAAGAGACATGCTTACCACAAAGGGTCCGGGAACTGGGATTTCACCGGCTCGGATGGATGAGCTCTTAGGAAAAATGGTTATCAAGGATATTGCTGCCGATGTGGTTCTCAAGGATGAAGACATCAACTGGTAAACAGGAGTTTAAATGATATCTGAAGCACTGCGAACCAAAGCTCAAAAGATCAAGTTAGTTGTAACGGATATTGATGGTGTCTGGACAGATGCTAAAATCTATTATACTGAACATGGGGAATTAATGAAAGCCTTCAGTTATTATGATGGGATGGCAACAGCCCTCTTAACAAAGGCCAACATTAGAACAGCCATCATAACTGGAGAGGACTCCCAGCCTGTGGCCCGGCGAGCTGAAAAGCTGAAGATTGAGGATGTCTTCCTTGGTGTCCATGATAAGTTGGAAGTCTTTGAATCTCTTCTGGTAAAGTATGATCTTTCTCCTTCTGAGGCAGCCTACATTGGTGATGATTTGAATGACTATACTGTTATGCAGGTTGCTGGACTTACAGCTGCCCCTTCAAGCACCCCAGCTTTTCATATTCTCAAACCGGATATTTTATTAAGCCGTGCCGGGGGCGATGGAGCATTTCGTGAGTTTGCCGATCTCATCATAGCATCACAGAAATGAAAATACTCTTTTATTTAATCTACAATCTTCTTCTTTACATCGCCTTACCCATAATATGGGTTGGTGCTTTCATTAATGATAAACTTGGTGGTAGTTTTACGGGGCAGAAAGACATAACTTCAAGAGTTTTACGTTTTCAAGATAAAGTTAAGTCTGATCCAAAGCCAGTCGTCTGGACCCATTCTGCCTCTGCTGGAGAGTTTGAGCAAATGCGCCCAGTATTATCTCGGCTTTCTAAAATGGATGTATACATCTTCCAGACATTCACCTCTGCTACCATCTACTATAAGGCTTCGCAGAACAAGATTTTTGATGGGGTTTGCTTTTTGCCCTGGGACCTATACCCACGAGTGAATCGTTTCGTTACACTGCTAAAACCTGATTTACTCATTAATACCAGACACGATATTTGGCCAAATCTCCAGCTCTCAGTTCAACGTAATCAGATCAGGAACATCTTGATCAATGCCAACCTGTATCAGGATTCGAAGCGACTTCTACCTGTCTTTCGCGGCGTCAACTCCCTGGTTTTTGATCACATCAATCACATCTATACTGGATCTGACAGTCTTAAATCTTTGTTGAAGCAAATCTACGCTGGTCCAATAGACGTGGTAGGTGACTCACGATTCGATCAAGTTCAAGAAAGGTCTCTTAGCAACACTGAAATGTTGATAACTAAGGAGTTGATCTCTGACCGGCGGGTCGTTGTGTATGGATCCGTAGGGAATACTGATTTACAGATTATTGCTGATTCAATCGCTCAGGCCGCTGCTGACAAGGCCTTCATGCATATTATCGTACCCCATGAGACTGCTGAACGGGATCTTATTCCCTGGGAGACTGAACTCTTTAGGCAAAAAGTAAAATCAATCCGCAAATCTGAAATTGATCAGCATAAAGATGAAAGCGTGATGATCTGGGACAGTGTTGGCCAATTGGCAGACCTGTATAAATATGCTGATCTGGCTTTTATTGGTGCTGGATTTGGAGCTGGAGTACACTCGGTGACTGAAGCCGCGGTATATCATGTTCCCAGTGCACATGGGCCAAAGTACGATATCCTCGCTGAAGCCATAGATTTGGTGGATGAAGGTCTTTCAACAGTCATAAATGAAGCTCATGACCTTACCAACTTTTTGATGATGCCTGAGAACAACATTAATGAGCTTTCATTAAAAATTGAATCCTTTGTCAACCAGCGACTTGGAGCCACTGATAAAATATTTGCAAGCGAACCCTTACTTCGATCGCTTATTCCACGATAAAATTAAGCAGCAATTCCTGTCCAAAATCCGCCGGGAAAATCAATAACGTATCCCCAAACATTGATTCGAACTGAACTGATCCATTTATACCAACCTGATTTGGAGCGGCGTTTCTATTCCACCAATGTTGGGATATGCCATCTTCCATATCATCACTAAACTTGAACTGATAAACACCACGAGCTAACTCGACAGGGATATGATAGGTTGTACTATCTTTAAACTCGTCTTTATAATACCAGATCATCCCTGAAACATCACTTATATAATATTTATTTTCAGATGCCCGTCCAAGATTGTTTGTTTGGATTGATAAGATGAACTCTTGAGGAAGGCTAAGTGGTTTTTCGAAGTCGGATCTCAACAAATTGTTTTCAGGGTACTCATCTTGAATAGTTCTGGGAAGCACAAGTTCCACTTCAAACGCCCCGGATTCCCTCACATGTTTCCAATTCAATGCAGGAAGCGTGACCTCTTCAGCCTCAAGAAACTCCAGATTCCCATTCCAGATTATCCTCTTCTTTCTGTGACCTGCAAGGCCATATTTAATAATTATATCTTTTAATGGATACGCGCCCCTGTTTTTAATGACAACAACCGGATTGCCAGCACTTGGATTCATCCTGGAATAGCTATCTTTTGAGTTAGGTATCAAAATCTCAACCACTGTTGCATCATATCTAAAACTAGGTGGACCATAACTAAAGAGCTGATGGCTTATTCTTAAAGTTCCCTCCTTCTCACCATTGTCTGAGAAAGGCTCTATACTGTAATCCAAAGTAATAGTATCTCCTGGTGAAACCATTGGAGTGAGTTCGAATTCGTATTCGTCTACTTTTGATCCCGGACACCACCCAGCTCTATCAAAGGGCCAGGTTCCCCCTTGTGGATAAATTGGATTGTTGCCACAGTCTTTCCAGACATTCCATCTGAAGGTTTTCCAGCCGTTGATACGATAGGTGTGAGTTTTACTCTCCCACTCACAGCAATTGTACGGTCCTGCATGTCCGTGGCCAGAGATAGTCGCTTTTAGGCTGAAAGCAGTAGCATCCTTAGATAAGATGAGCTGCCTCTCTGGTAACAAGCTGTCAGTGGAAAGATATTCATACTTATACTCACCATAGGGATATACGTTCTCAACAGACAACACTTCCCTGGATGGCACACCTCGAATAAACACAAACTCCAGATTCAATAACTCCTGATTATTGCCTGTAATCAATTCACGAGGTCCCTTCAACAATGGCGCATACTCACTTATATCATACACCCACTCCCAACCCTTCTCATCGCCAAGTTTTAAACGTTTTCCATATGGCGTTACAAAACCTCCCAAGGAAAAGACCTCAGTACTATCGCCTTGTGGAACTTCAATAAGGGTATTCCAGATGTAATCCCATTCACCACAGGGATACTTGTCTCCTGCTGTAGAAGAATCGCACTTTAATGTCTGAACCATAAGTATTTTGGACCACCGTATCTTATCCTCAGGGAACTGAACGATAGTTG
Encoded here:
- a CDS encoding glycosyltransferase family 29 protein, which encodes MTTFSLKDLPQEYQSLKDASILIIGNGPSAARHEMGLEVDKFDQIIRINNFVTDHMESRVGSRTDIWVNGANQGLKKRMTPPEKILVMIPPVVLNHKGQAIHGRIQKRLGTKNYSLLPLEIMSEMETSCGLDRPTTGFFAIYFFYLLGLDVTLHGFDFFVGSTAHYFDSSLKRWLKDKGFIKKAAKHDVSGEKEFIEALIHKGQIKVLDAN
- a CDS encoding DMT family transporter — encoded protein: MPITTTRFMFKAMNNRIYIILVFGLLGVSFGAPLARFLPEMAALTIAFWRMAGASTLLWSHGVIQKQEPLGRSKFPAIIVAGIFLALHFAFFYSAVKLTSIASATLFATLAPIFTLVYERFALKHKFPVGALVGLWMAISGAVIVQGTEFAWGSEATQGNFYALASSAFMSVVLIIAQRIRSEITNIMYTRWLYLFAALTLALIIFSLGIDISFQLADSKWLLGLVILPTLIGHNSMSYAVKYLRPTIVGSMPFGEPILASILAWLFFGEMVGLNVIIGGAITLSGLVLLTLKRD
- a CDS encoding acylneuraminate cytidylyltransferase family protein, whose translation is MSIFCIIPARGGSKGIPHKNIAPFLGQPLISHTIQYAMASKSVDRVFVSTDDDEISQISRGDGAEVIPRPTEIAGDTATTESAISHAIEWWRGQNLTPEIIVLLQATSPLRPDGSLDEALEKFRTGGFDSLLSISPTHRFFWKVSGEEAHAEYDFMNRPRRQDMVESDIRYVENGSVYIFSTGHFERAGNRLGGKIGYTIFPEAFSPEIDISSDFTLLEEIAQNLKS
- a CDS encoding N-acetylneuraminate synthase family protein, producing MPTLQLGSQIVGESEPTYIIAEIGINHQGEVEIAKKLIKEAADAGANAVKFQKRSIKRILTHEGLEMPYDNRNSFGKTYGEHKKALELSETDYQELMDYASEHNVDFIASGWDEESIDFLDALGVPFFKMASADLTNIPLLIHTAKKHKPMILSTGMADMEMVETAVNAIKPYVVPLCLLQCTSTYPSVFEEVNLSVINTFKQSFPHAVIGYSGHELGIAITEAAVALGAKIVERHFTLDRTMKGGDHAASLEPGGFSKLVRDIRHIEAAMGVKTKRIQDSEAPIFKKLAKSIVSQVDLSAGTVLTRDMLTTKGPGTGISPARMDELLGKMVIKDIAADVVLKDEDINW
- a CDS encoding HAD-IIIA family hydrolase, with the protein product MISEALRTKAQKIKLVVTDIDGVWTDAKIYYTEHGELMKAFSYYDGMATALLTKANIRTAIITGEDSQPVARRAEKLKIEDVFLGVHDKLEVFESLLVKYDLSPSEAAYIGDDLNDYTVMQVAGLTAAPSSTPAFHILKPDILLSRAGGDGAFREFADLIIASQK